One genomic window of Prochlorococcus sp. MIT 0603 includes the following:
- the queG gene encoding tRNA epoxyqueuosine(34) reductase QueG: protein MASTQDQLSTELKIEAQKFGFNPVGIARIPGSERIKMRNESLERWINAGHHADMQWIKSPARLNPEILLKDVKSVLVVGLNYFTIPKNKNAKTALIGRYAWGNDYHKVIEKRLKKIGKWLEEERPNAKWKICVDSKPLLEKAWAEEAGLGWIGKNSNLINSKQGSWMVLGSLLTTEELTADKPSISLCGKCQKCIDSCPTQAISEPFVINSRKCIAYHNIENRNKDIPKEIQKYMGNWIAGCDICQEECPWNQKELPTSQDPDTQAKEWILKLTAENAVKLNDEKWKKQLQGSSLKRIKPWMWRRNANYILKNTYSNNKKSQ, encoded by the coding sequence TAGAGGCGCAAAAATTTGGATTTAATCCTGTTGGAATTGCAAGAATTCCTGGCAGCGAAAGAATAAAGATGAGAAATGAATCACTAGAAAGATGGATCAATGCAGGCCATCATGCAGATATGCAATGGATCAAATCACCCGCACGATTAAATCCTGAGATACTTCTAAAAGATGTTAAGAGTGTTTTAGTAGTAGGACTTAACTATTTCACAATTCCAAAGAATAAAAACGCAAAAACGGCTTTAATAGGAAGATATGCCTGGGGCAATGATTATCATAAAGTGATTGAAAAAAGATTAAAAAAAATAGGAAAATGGCTTGAAGAAGAAAGACCTAATGCTAAATGGAAAATCTGTGTAGATTCAAAGCCATTACTTGAAAAAGCATGGGCAGAAGAAGCTGGATTAGGATGGATTGGTAAAAACAGCAACTTAATTAATTCAAAGCAAGGATCATGGATGGTTCTAGGCAGCCTACTAACAACAGAAGAGTTAACAGCAGATAAACCAAGCATTTCATTATGTGGAAAATGTCAAAAATGTATCGATTCATGCCCTACACAAGCAATAAGTGAACCGTTTGTTATTAATTCAAGAAAATGTATTGCTTATCATAATATTGAAAATAGAAATAAAGATATTCCTAAAGAAATTCAAAAATACATGGGAAATTGGATTGCAGGCTGTGATATTTGTCAAGAAGAATGCCCTTGGAATCAAAAAGAACTTCCAACTAGCCAAGACCCAGATACTCAAGCTAAAGAATGGATATTGAAATTAACAGCTGAAAATGCAGTGAAATTAAATGATGAAAAATGGAAAAAACAACTTCAAGGGTCTTCATTAAAAAGAATTAAGCCATGGATGTGGAGAAGAAATGCGAATTATATTTTAAAAAATACTTATTCAAATAATAAAAAATCTCAATGA